AGGGACTAGCCCGGCGCCCCGTCCGGGGCCTTCCCGCCGTAGATGGCCAGAACCTCGGGGCTGTACTCCCTCCCCGGCCCCCCGTAGATTACCAGGGGGGGCATCACGACAAGGCCGCTCCCCCCCCCTTTGCGTCCCTCCACCAGGACCATCCGTGCCTCTTCGCCCTGCCGCGGGTGAACGCAGCGCAGCCGCCTCGGCTCAAGGCGCGCCCGGCCCATCAGGGACAGCAGTTCCGCGAGGCGTTCCGCCAGAAAGACGATGTAGAAGCGCCCTCCCTCCGGCAGCAGGTAAGCCGCCGCCCCCAGAAAGTCCTCCAGCCCCCCCGCCAGCTCGTGGCGGGCCATGGCCCGCTCCGCCGTCGGTGCGTGACGCCCGGTCCCGCTCCGGCGGAAGGGAGGGTTGGCGAGAACGACGTCGAACGACCGGGGCTCCAGCTCTTCCCGCAGGCCCCGCAGGTCCCCCTCCAGGATCTCCACCCGGCCCTCCAGGCCGTTGAGCCGAACACTGCGCCGGGCGCGGTCGGCGAGCACGCGTTGAATCTCGATGCCGAGGACCCGGTCCGCCCCGGTCCGGCGGGCCACCACCAGGGGGATGACCCCCGAGCCGGTCCCCAGGTCCG
This genomic interval from Desulfuromonas sp. contains the following:
- a CDS encoding tRNA1(Val) (adenine(37)-N6)-methyltransferase, which encodes MSHGPTQDQEWAGPDETLDELRLGGLKIIQGRKGYRFSLDPVLLCAFASIGEGEAVADLGTGSGVIPLVVARRTGADRVLGIEIQRVLADRARRSVRLNGLEGRVEILEGDLRGLREELEPRSFDVVLANPPFRRSGTGRHAPTAERAMARHELAGGLEDFLGAAAYLLPEGGRFYIVFLAERLAELLSLMGRARLEPRRLRCVHPRQGEEARMVLVEGRKGGGSGLVVMPPLVIYGGPGREYSPEVLAIYGGKAPDGAPG